From a single Arcobacter sp. CECT 8986 genomic region:
- the nifN gene encoding nitrogenase iron-molybdenum cofactor biosynthesis protein NifN, whose amino-acid sequence MDALSAKPLQLNPIKLSQPMGAMLCFLGIKNCMPLMHGAQGCASFSKVFFTRHFNDPIAVQTTAVNDITAVIDGGDYAISESIKNITKKVKPDLVGLFTTGLTETKGDDIKGASLLLEDIQKMVYVNTPDFEGSLESGFAKSVEAIITQLVNKTSYIDNNKALIIPNVNLKPIEVEKIKDTISLFGYEVYSLPDLSDSLDGHLGEKQGALTSGGISVEEIKNLALSSLVITIGNSVKKAGELMLKKNENINLLHFDSLCGLEETDKFYKKLCSIKEITTPHPSIVRWRKRLQDALLDTHFSIGSSSFVLALEPDQCVSIANTIIEAGANIKAIITTHKDEVLEKLECENILVGDFEDVEKYLLQSDVLISNFHGERYTKKYKKALLLRGFPDFEGVGNQLKNDVLYEGSCYLLFELANIINHYKFE is encoded by the coding sequence ATGGACGCATTAAGTGCAAAACCACTTCAACTAAATCCTATAAAATTATCTCAACCAATGGGTGCAATGTTGTGCTTTTTAGGTATTAAAAACTGTATGCCTTTAATGCATGGAGCACAAGGTTGTGCCTCTTTTTCAAAAGTTTTTTTCACAAGACATTTTAATGATCCAATTGCAGTTCAAACAACAGCAGTAAATGATATAACAGCAGTTATTGATGGTGGAGATTATGCAATAAGTGAGAGTATAAAAAATATTACTAAAAAAGTAAAACCAGATTTAGTTGGACTTTTTACAACAGGTTTAACTGAAACAAAAGGTGATGATATTAAAGGTGCTTCATTATTACTTGAAGATATTCAAAAAATGGTTTATGTAAATACTCCTGATTTTGAGGGTTCATTAGAAAGTGGATTTGCTAAAAGTGTAGAAGCAATAATCACTCAATTAGTGAATAAAACATCTTATATTGATAATAATAAAGCTTTAATAATTCCAAATGTCAATTTAAAACCAATAGAAGTAGAAAAGATAAAAGATACTATTTCTTTATTTGGTTATGAAGTTTACTCACTTCCTGATTTAAGTGATAGTTTAGATGGACATTTAGGTGAAAAACAAGGAGCATTGACTTCTGGTGGAATTAGTGTTGAAGAGATTAAAAATTTAGCTTTATCTTCTCTTGTTATAACTATTGGAAATAGTGTAAAAAAAGCTGGTGAGTTAATGCTAAAGAAAAATGAGAATATAAACTTACTTCATTTTGATAGTTTATGCGGATTAGAAGAGACTGATAAATTTTATAAAAAATTGTGCAGTATAAAAGAGATTACAACTCCTCATCCTAGTATTGTAAGATGGAGAAAAAGATTACAAGATGCACTTTTAGATACTCACTTTTCAATAGGAAGTAGCTCTTTTGTTTTGGCTTTAGAACCAGACCAATGTGTAAGTATAGCAAATACAATCATAGAAGCAGGTGCAAATATTAAAGCAATCATAACAACTCATAAAGATGAAGTTTTAGAAAAATTAGAGTGTGAAAATATATTAGTTGGAGATTTTGAAGATGTGGAAAAATATCTTCTACAAAGTGATGTATTGATTTCAAACTTTCATGGTGAAAGATATACAAAAAAATATAAAAAAGCACTTCTTTTAAGAGGTTTTCCTGATTTTGAAGGTGTTGGAAATCAGTTAAAGAACGATGTGTTATATGAAGGAAGTTGTTATTTACTTTTTGAATTAGCAAATATAATAAATCACTATAAATTTGAATAA
- a CDS encoding nitrogen fixation protein NifZ, translating into MVANGYEHKSIVDVNTTLYDEVTASRSANDEEKPKFFVGQQVKLLKDIVNDGTYPFCSIGTVMMPAGSIGYIRKVGEFLQVIRVYEVHFLGIESALVEIVGCREHELFAMQEYEDEVEKEMQFLKKHREKFKKINKGE; encoded by the coding sequence GTGGTTGCTAATGGATACGAACATAAATCAATAGTGGATGTAAATACTACATTATACGATGAGGTAACAGCAAGTAGGTCTGCAAATGATGAAGAAAAACCTAAGTTTTTTGTAGGACAACAAGTAAAGTTGTTAAAAGATATTGTAAATGATGGAACTTATCCTTTTTGTTCAATTGGTACAGTTATGATGCCAGCTGGTTCAATAGGATATATAAGAAAAGTGGGTGAATTTCTTCAAGTAATAAGAGTTTATGAAGTTCACTTTTTAGGAATTGAATCTGCATTAGTTGAGATTGTAGGTTGTAGAGAACATGAATTATTTGCTATGCAAGAGTATGAAGATGAAGTTGAAAAAGAGATGCAGTTTTTGAAAAAGCATAGAGAAAAGTTTAAAAAAATCAATAAAGGAGAATAA
- a CDS encoding NifB/NifX family molybdenum-iron cluster-binding protein — MNSIEIKSNNETQGVLKVGFATTDLSSIDSHFGSAKQFAVYEISKVSTALCKIVKVTPKQTDETVEALKGIDIVYFTNIGATAAAKLINNGIFTIKYKEIIQIDKEVEKLKEMLNTNPPPFIKKIVEKKVA, encoded by the coding sequence ATGAATAGTATAGAAATTAAATCAAACAATGAAACTCAAGGCGTACTAAAAGTAGGTTTTGCAACTACTGATTTAAGTAGTATAGATTCACACTTTGGTAGTGCTAAACAGTTTGCGGTTTATGAAATAAGTAAAGTCTCTACTGCACTTTGCAAAATAGTAAAAGTTACACCAAAACAAACAGATGAAACAGTTGAAGCCTTGAAAGGAATTGATATTGTTTATTTTACAAATATTGGTGCAACAGCAGCAGCTAAACTAATCAATAATGGGATTTTCACTATTAAATATAAAGAGATTATCCAAATTGATAAAGAAGTAGAAAAACTAAAAGAGATGTTAAATACAAATCCTCCACCATTTATTAAAAAAATAGTAGAAAAGAAGGTTGCCTAA
- a CDS encoding 2Fe-2S iron-sulfur cluster-binding protein, producing the protein MTTRVEIINDFLAINVKPGSTIQDVVEASGSALPFGCRDGECGTCIVEIEQGMEFLSEINEKEKKVIKEACAGTCTDKTRLSCQMKIVKPNGVVRIKY; encoded by the coding sequence ATGACAACAAGAGTAGAGATTATAAATGATTTTTTAGCAATTAATGTAAAACCAGGAAGTACAATCCAAGATGTTGTTGAAGCATCTGGGTCTGCTTTACCTTTTGGTTGTAGAGATGGAGAATGCGGTACTTGTATCGTAGAAATAGAACAGGGTATGGAGTTTTTATCAGAGATAAATGAAAAAGAGAAAAAAGTAATAAAAGAGGCTTGTGCAGGAACATGTACAGATAAAACTAGACTTTCATGTCAAATGAAAATAGTTAAGCCAAATGGTGTAGTTAGAATTAAATACTAA
- a CDS encoding MOSC domain-containing protein, with the protein MEVNLKSIAIGKIKNYSKNDKEFESAYKKDIFLDSAKIDFDGFIDDFQADKRYHGGADKAIHIGSNTHLLKNPDFDKLFIGCNIIVERLDEKDICVGDIYKIGEVQIQVTQPRHPCWKIGAIFNKEINRYIVKNHATGWYVKVLKEGTINISDKIVLEKRVSNLTIYDLSSFLKNKPNDKRIINEILESEFIAQSYKKDFLKALDKK; encoded by the coding sequence ATGGAAGTAAATTTAAAAAGTATTGCAATTGGAAAAATAAAAAATTATTCAAAAAATGACAAAGAATTTGAAAGTGCTTATAAAAAAGATATTTTTTTAGATTCTGCAAAGATTGATTTTGATGGATTTATTGATGATTTTCAAGCAGATAAAAGATACCATGGAGGAGCAGATAAAGCTATTCATATTGGTTCAAATACTCACCTTTTGAAAAATCCTGATTTTGATAAACTTTTTATTGGATGTAATATAATAGTTGAAAGATTAGATGAAAAAGATATTTGCGTAGGAGATATTTATAAAATTGGTGAAGTGCAAATTCAAGTAACTCAACCAAGACATCCTTGTTGGAAAATTGGAGCAATCTTTAATAAAGAGATAAATAGATACATTGTTAAAAATCATGCAACAGGTTGGTATGTAAAAGTTCTAAAAGAAGGGACTATCAATATATCAGATAAAATAGTTTTAGAAAAAAGAGTTTCAAATTTAACAATTTATGATTTATCAAGTTTTCTTAAAAATAAACCAAATGATAAAAGAATAATAAATGAAATTCTAGAATCAGAATTTATCGCACAAAGTTATAAAAAAGATTTTTTAAAAGCATTAGATAAAAAGTAA
- a CDS encoding flavodoxin domain-containing protein: MANVGIFCATAGGTSLKIAEELAKAFNVEEEDFINMEEDFDDVEQLLDYDVLFIGSSTWGQGDVHHEWVDPQLDIESDGVDFSGKKIALFGAGDSVKHGEHFCSALGKLYKTFSQAGANIVGFVDANDYNYKFSLSQIGDKLCGLAIDEHNEKEKTQTRIENWIGNLKKEIF; the protein is encoded by the coding sequence ATGGCAAATGTAGGGATATTTTGTGCAACTGCTGGTGGTACATCTTTGAAAATTGCTGAAGAATTAGCAAAAGCTTTTAATGTTGAAGAAGAAGACTTTATAAATATGGAAGAAGACTTTGATGATGTAGAGCAGTTGTTGGATTATGATGTTTTATTTATAGGAAGCTCAACATGGGGACAAGGAGATGTTCACCATGAATGGGTTGACCCTCAACTTGATATTGAATCTGATGGCGTTGATTTTTCAGGTAAAAAAATTGCTCTATTTGGAGCAGGTGATAGTGTAAAACATGGGGAGCATTTTTGTTCTGCATTAGGGAAATTATATAAAACATTTTCCCAAGCAGGTGCAAATATTGTTGGCTTTGTTGATGCAAATGATTATAACTACAAATTTTCACTTTCTCAAATAGGTGATAAGTTATGTGGTTTGGCAATAGATGAACATAATGAAAAAGAGAAAACTCAAACAAGAATAGAAAATTGGATTGGTAATTTAAAAAAAGAGATTTTCTAA
- a CDS encoding RNA polymerase factor sigma-54, translated as MAQVLSTSIAQKQSLSLSLKLWLPMLQSSLQDLEKHLKNISYENPFLEVKKPKDFYNDFISQGPSSEFVESLAIYKKSLNDKISEQICEPLFPTPNSQKVATEILCDINEEGYFEGDIESIAINCNVTSTYVESIRQRFSMLEPSGVGSIDLSESFLFQLDASDKKIDDELYKFIKKIIKNIKVLDKYATHHRFEDAKEVIKHFNNPPAIEYINTNTQIIPDFFVEVNEDINIKINNAYYPDIEVKDPFSSKKSEIKEKIKQARDLVNLLNLRKSTLYKIVLLIVEKQISFFVGGELKPFSMQELANELNFAESTISRAVANKYIECSLGVFPLKHFFTNAVNNKDLSSSQIKSYIKSLIEYENRTEPLTDQHILEKVFEKYNLKMVRRTVTKYRKILDIPSSKERKKLYKVESL; from the coding sequence ATGGCACAAGTATTATCAACATCAATAGCACAAAAACAAAGTCTTAGTTTATCTTTGAAGTTATGGCTTCCAATGCTACAATCTTCACTTCAAGATTTAGAAAAACATCTAAAAAATATATCTTATGAAAATCCATTTTTAGAGGTTAAAAAACCAAAAGACTTTTATAATGATTTTATATCTCAAGGCCCTAGCTCTGAATTTGTTGAGTCTTTAGCAATATATAAGAAGTCATTAAATGATAAAATAAGTGAACAAATATGCGAACCTCTTTTTCCAACTCCAAATTCACAAAAAGTTGCAACTGAAATTTTATGTGATATAAATGAAGAGGGATATTTTGAAGGAGATATTGAAAGTATTGCTATAAATTGTAATGTTACTTCAACTTATGTAGAATCAATTAGACAAAGGTTTTCAATGTTAGAACCAAGTGGTGTTGGCTCAATAGATTTATCAGAATCATTTTTATTTCAACTTGATGCTTCTGATAAGAAAATTGATGATGAACTCTATAAATTTATAAAAAAAATCATTAAAAATATAAAAGTTTTAGATAAGTATGCAACTCATCATAGATTTGAAGATGCAAAAGAAGTTATAAAACATTTTAATAATCCTCCTGCAATTGAGTATATAAATACAAATACTCAAATAATTCCAGATTTTTTTGTGGAAGTAAATGAGGATATAAATATAAAAATAAATAATGCTTATTATCCAGACATAGAAGTAAAAGACCCTTTCTCTTCTAAAAAATCAGAAATAAAAGAGAAGATAAAACAAGCAAGAGATTTGGTAAATCTATTAAATTTAAGAAAATCAACTCTTTATAAAATTGTATTATTAATTGTAGAAAAACAAATATCATTTTTTGTAGGTGGTGAACTTAAACCTTTCTCTATGCAAGAATTAGCAAATGAACTTAATTTTGCAGAATCAACTATAAGTAGAGCAGTTGCAAATAAATATATTGAATGTAGTTTAGGAGTATTTCCTTTAAAACACTTTTTTACAAATGCAGTTAATAATAAAGATTTATCTTCTTCTCAAATTAAAAGCTATATTAAGAGTTTAATTGAGTATGAAAATAGAACTGAACCTTTAACAGACCAACATATTTTAGAAAAAGTTTTTGAAAAATATAATCTTAAAATGGTAAGAAGAACAGTTACTAAATATCGAAAAATCTTAGATATTCCTTCTTCTAAAGAGAGAAAAAAACTTTATAAGGTGGAAAGTTTATAA
- a CDS encoding SEL1-like repeat protein produces MNLSIKSLFILIIFSMLLASCRDEKVELKKSIYDIKQCNKRIYTKEDLEDYKKLIKDGEIQGYNCVGLYYMRDKDYKKAEEYFNKGKEKGSIESYLQLGSLYSNFLNEKDKAIEYYKIAANNGKEKAAHNLGVIYDKRFQYKKALKWYEKSFEKGDTYSLLAMAHIYRKQEKYEKAIETFKEAAKLGELGAYHSLGVFYRKEKLFKDDKKGLDYYKKGYELGSGLCAAALGTYYEEDLKDYEKAIEWYKKGLELGSEESVNRLGFIYWEVLKDNQKAIYWFKKGYEELDCISCLASVANVYTKNKDYEKSIKWYELAYKKGNDKAAYNLGLTYQDYLKNKEKAIEWYKKALDSSVKYNAIARLKELGIIYE; encoded by the coding sequence TTGAACTTATCTATAAAATCCCTATTTATCCTAATTATTTTTTCAATGTTATTGGCTTCATGTCGTGATGAAAAAGTAGAATTAAAAAAAAGTATATATGATATAAAACAGTGTAATAAGAGAATTTATACAAAAGAAGATTTAGAAGATTATAAAAAGTTAATCAAAGATGGAGAGATACAAGGTTATAACTGTGTAGGCTTGTATTATATGAGAGATAAAGATTATAAAAAAGCTGAAGAGTATTTTAATAAAGGGAAAGAAAAAGGGAGTATAGAGTCTTACTTGCAATTGGGAAGTTTGTATTCAAACTTTTTAAATGAAAAAGATAAAGCAATAGAATATTATAAAATAGCAGCAAATAATGGAAAAGAAAAAGCAGCACATAATTTAGGTGTAATTTATGATAAGAGGTTTCAATATAAAAAAGCATTAAAGTGGTATGAGAAATCCTTTGAAAAAGGTGATACTTATTCGTTGCTAGCAATGGCTCATATATATAGAAAACAAGAGAAGTATGAAAAAGCTATTGAGACTTTTAAAGAAGCTGCTAAGTTGGGAGAACTTGGTGCTTATCATAGTTTGGGTGTTTTTTATAGAAAAGAAAAATTATTTAAAGATGATAAAAAAGGTCTTGATTATTATAAAAAAGGATATGAACTTGGCTCTGGATTGTGTGCAGCTGCGTTAGGTACATATTATGAAGAAGATTTAAAAGATTATGAAAAGGCAATAGAGTGGTATAAAAAAGGCTTAGAACTTGGAAGTGAAGAATCTGTAAATAGACTAGGCTTTATATATTGGGAAGTATTAAAAGATAATCAAAAAGCAATTTATTGGTTTAAAAAAGGTTATGAAGAGTTAGATTGTATCTCTTGTCTTGCAAGTGTAGCAAATGTATATACAAAAAATAAAGATTATGAAAAATCAATAAAGTGGTATGAATTGGCCTATAAAAAAGGTAATGATAAAGCTGCATATAATCTTGGATTAACTTATCAAGATTATTTAAAAAACAAAGAAAAAGCCATAGAGTGGTATAAAAAAGCTTTAGATTCAAGTGTAAAATATAATGCAATAGCTAGATTAAAAGAGTTAGGAATTATTTATGAGTAG
- a CDS encoding T6SS phospholipase effector Tle1-like catalytic domain-containing protein, giving the protein MSSNDITIGEVFFKESEGAHFYRYSIEETSKNIDDYDSSSRTRCAYIIVSEEESEIINKDEKDKKKILNKVKDEYSKYLTQAITKESENLIKSKLTSFSKIEINKKIVNLTSLNLYNANSYGSVLKAKGYNHAYNQKLEDSLKQNDDTKSIGTLYFNKDSCQKIINEEQIRNLEKESAYIIVSIPYVYNIKKDSPKKELEVIIYEENITASYMPEVVIEYGVFFDGTNNNIYNINFYRNYVDFLDEPAKYIEDNRSFLFEPKTKTEEYNSIQEYILSEPSPKMNDEVLLLLLSQIDKAKKEIRYFDEDSNLETEEKELLQSLKANHAKKVFEYFVDVKKELNTSEEKNREEFIRENILVDDSEDSSFVNGETNISRLYNLYDGADVKRDKTILSTTRFKLYESGAGTNNPFIQEGYKEDSVLFGSGLGGEKFLTKDKTGIEAHIIYTCIKIAEQFRASKISYITELYFDVFGFSRGAATARHFICSILNNSEKSDDKYSIKMKKGENIFTPFFGSNDIVSIDGKRYYNPLNTQKRYYGSGRSRVKNPYYGKEKITIESINFRFAGVYDTVPHFGIKQANDFETLNLDFFKDGNDKKIGQVVHLMANDEFRYNFDAYSIFLDKNQELQKTEGTTLSGGKKFEEYFIPGAHSDVGGGYNDNSETTLLTKRYVKDYDKIPINIENILLAWNKKYNWLNTNNIKKVKSKDDIKENNEDGFYYCIIPEVITGTSMLQPVLFLYMHKKEILNKYEYVTLKIMYERAIYKDMTKGKHLGKKEALEIVPFGSLSLYSLKKDDFLTSIYKVLEVKGEFKNDDDKYKKLKDNYIHHSSKYADFVNKASFENKDRTDFYGKRVIYTASGEKFTRG; this is encoded by the coding sequence ATGAGTAGTAATGATATAACAATAGGAGAAGTTTTTTTTAAAGAGAGTGAAGGTGCACATTTTTATAGATACTCTATTGAAGAGACTAGTAAAAATATAGATGATTATGACTCCTCTTCTAGAACTAGATGTGCTTATATTATTGTATCTGAAGAAGAGAGTGAAATAATAAATAAAGATGAAAAAGATAAAAAGAAAATATTAAATAAAGTAAAAGATGAATATAGCAAATATTTAACACAAGCTATAACAAAAGAGAGTGAAAATCTAATAAAAAGTAAATTAACCTCTTTTTCAAAAATAGAAATAAATAAAAAAATAGTAAATTTGACTTCTTTGAATTTATATAATGCAAATTCATATGGGAGTGTTCTAAAAGCAAAAGGTTATAATCATGCTTATAATCAAAAACTAGAAGATAGCTTAAAACAAAATGATGATACTAAAAGCATAGGAACTTTATATTTTAATAAAGATAGTTGCCAAAAGATAATAAATGAAGAACAAATAAGAAATTTAGAAAAAGAGAGTGCTTATATAATAGTATCTATTCCTTATGTATATAATATAAAAAAAGACTCTCCTAAAAAAGAGCTTGAAGTAATTATTTATGAAGAGAATATTACAGCTTCATATATGCCTGAAGTAGTCATTGAATATGGAGTCTTTTTTGATGGTACAAATAATAATATCTATAATATAAATTTTTATAGGAATTATGTAGATTTTTTAGATGAGCCTGCTAAATATATTGAAGATAATAGAAGTTTCTTATTTGAGCCAAAAACTAAAACTGAAGAATATAATTCAATTCAAGAGTACATACTATCAGAACCAAGTCCTAAAATGAATGATGAGGTTTTACTTTTATTGCTTTCTCAAATTGATAAAGCAAAAAAAGAGATAAGATATTTTGATGAAGATTCAAATTTAGAAACAGAAGAAAAAGAGTTACTTCAAAGTCTAAAAGCAAATCATGCAAAAAAAGTATTTGAATATTTTGTTGATGTAAAAAAAGAGTTAAATACAAGTGAAGAAAAAAATAGAGAAGAATTTATAAGAGAAAATATATTAGTTGATGATAGTGAAGATAGTAGTTTTGTAAATGGTGAGACAAATATTAGTAGATTATATAATCTTTATGATGGAGCAGATGTAAAAAGAGATAAAACTATTCTTTCAACAACTAGATTTAAATTATATGAAAGTGGTGCTGGAACAAATAATCCTTTTATTCAAGAAGGGTATAAAGAAGATTCTGTTTTATTTGGTTCTGGTCTTGGTGGAGAAAAGTTTTTAACAAAAGATAAGACAGGAATAGAAGCTCATATTATTTATACTTGTATAAAAATAGCAGAACAGTTTCGAGCATCAAAAATTAGTTATATAACTGAATTATATTTTGATGTTTTTGGTTTTAGTAGAGGTGCAGCAACAGCTAGGCATTTTATCTGTTCTATTTTAAATAATTCAGAAAAAAGTGATGATAAGTATAGTATAAAAATGAAAAAAGGTGAAAATATCTTCACACCTTTTTTTGGAAGTAATGACATAGTATCTATTGATGGAAAAAGGTATTATAATCCTTTAAATACACAAAAAAGATATTATGGTTCAGGAAGAAGTAGAGTAAAAAATCCATACTATGGAAAAGAAAAAATAACAATAGAATCTATAAATTTTAGATTTGCTGGAGTTTATGATACTGTTCCTCACTTTGGTATAAAACAAGCAAATGATTTTGAAACTTTAAATTTAGATTTTTTCAAAGATGGAAATGACAAAAAAATAGGGCAAGTTGTTCATCTTATGGCAAATGATGAGTTTAGATATAACTTTGATGCATACTCTATTTTTTTAGATAAAAATCAAGAGTTACAAAAAACAGAAGGAACAACTTTAAGTGGTGGAAAAAAGTTTGAAGAGTATTTTATCCCTGGAGCTCATTCAGATGTTGGAGGTGGATATAATGATAATAGTGAAACTACTTTATTAACTAAAAGATATGTTAAAGATTATGATAAAATCCCAATAAATATAGAAAATATACTACTTGCATGGAATAAAAAATATAATTGGCTAAATACAAATAATATAAAAAAAGTAAAATCAAAAGATGATATAAAAGAAAATAATGAAGATGGATTTTATTATTGTATTATTCCAGAAGTGATTACAGGAACATCCATGCTTCAACCAGTTCTTTTTTTATATATGCATAAAAAAGAGATTTTAAATAAATATGAATATGTAACATTGAAAATTATGTATGAAAGAGCTATTTATAAAGATATGACAAAAGGCAAACATTTAGGTAAAAAAGAAGCTTTAGAGATTGTTCCTTTTGGTTCTTTATCTTTATACAGTTTAAAAAAAGATGATTTTTTAACTAGTATATATAAAGTATTGGAAGTAAAAGGAGAGTTTAAAAATGATGATGATAAATATAAAAAACTAAAAGATAATTATATTCATCACTCTTCAAAATATGCTGATTTTGTAAATAAAGCCTCTTTTGAGAATAAAGACAGAACTGATTTTTATGGAAAAAGAGTTATCTATACTGCATCTGGAGAGAAGTTTACAAGAGGATAA
- a CDS encoding NifX-associated nitrogen fixation protein — protein sequence MELKELFLNTLVGQIRALDQFGTWSNKSDEELLNEKYVKTKEDLKNIAIIADIDEMQIQDIRLIYQAIALAFEKLTGVMCSVVMEMSHEGFGRVVVFANDIVLCEKYFKDAHRFSFRTFEKLEQEGETYLLKAQEKYKKYKS from the coding sequence ATGGAACTAAAAGAACTATTTTTAAACACTTTAGTAGGACAAATAAGAGCACTTGACCAGTTTGGTACTTGGAGTAATAAATCAGATGAAGAACTATTAAATGAAAAATATGTAAAGACAAAAGAGGATTTGAAAAATATTGCAATTATTGCAGATATAGATGAAATGCAAATTCAAGATATAAGACTTATTTATCAAGCAATAGCTTTAGCTTTTGAAAAACTTACAGGCGTAATGTGTTCAGTTGTAATGGAGATGAGTCATGAAGGTTTTGGGAGAGTAGTTGTTTTTGCTAATGATATTGTACTTTGTGAAAAGTATTTTAAAGATGCACATAGATTCTCTTTTCGAACTTTTGAAAAGTTAGAGCAAGAGGGTGAAACTTATTTATTAAAAGCACAAGAAAAATATAAAAAGTATAAAAGTTAA
- a CDS encoding nitrogenase-stabilizing/protective protein NifW — protein sequence MKTIDEFYRLTNTEDYFNFFNIEYDQKLINVKRFHIMKEYGNLIKKGLSSIAEENKLMDFLKFSLLRVYMDFKNGYAPSAAQVWNMFEKGNLSGCSSCSSSTGGSCGC from the coding sequence ATGAAAACAATTGATGAATTTTATAGATTAACAAATACAGAGGATTACTTTAATTTTTTTAACATTGAGTATGACCAAAAGTTAATTAATGTAAAAAGATTTCATATTATGAAAGAGTATGGAAATCTTATAAAAAAGGGTTTAAGTTCAATAGCAGAAGAGAATAAACTAATGGACTTTTTGAAGTTTTCATTATTAAGAGTATATATGGATTTTAAGAATGGATATGCTCCAAGTGCTGCGCAAGTTTGGAATATGTTTGAAAAAGGTAATTTATCTGGATGTTCTTCTTGTTCATCAAGTACAGGGGGAAGTTGTGGTTGCTAA
- the nifH gene encoding nitrogenase iron protein — translation MSELRQIAFYGKGGIGKSTTSQNTLAAMCHYYGKKILIVGCDPKADSTRLILHEKAQSTIMQLASEAGTVEDLELEDVCKPGADEFNMDNTDITEGFINCTESGGPEPGVGCAGRGVITAINFLEEEGAYDEDLDFVSYDVLGDVVCGGFAMPIREGKAQEIYIVMSGEMMAMYAANNISKGILKYANTGGVRLAGLICNARMTDKEYDLAKNLATQIGTQMIHFVPRSNHVQRAELRRMTVVEFAPNSDQAFEYKELARKIIENDLKVIPAPLEMDDLENLLMEYGLEEEVEEDAIGKKADA, via the coding sequence ATGTCAGAATTAAGACAAATAGCATTTTATGGTAAAGGTGGAATTGGTAAATCAACTACTTCTCAAAATACATTAGCAGCAATGTGTCACTATTATGGAAAGAAAATATTAATCGTTGGATGTGACCCTAAAGCAGATTCAACAAGATTAATCTTACATGAAAAAGCACAATCAACAATTATGCAATTAGCAAGTGAAGCAGGAACTGTTGAAGATTTAGAATTAGAAGATGTATGTAAACCAGGTGCAGATGAATTTAATATGGATAATACTGATATTACAGAAGGGTTTATTAATTGTACTGAATCAGGTGGACCAGAACCAGGTGTTGGATGTGCAGGTAGAGGTGTAATTACTGCAATTAACTTCTTAGAAGAAGAAGGTGCATATGATGAGGATTTAGATTTTGTATCTTATGACGTTCTTGGAGATGTTGTTTGTGGTGGTTTTGCAATGCCAATTAGAGAAGGTAAAGCACAAGAGATTTATATCGTAATGTCAGGTGAAATGATGGCTATGTATGCGGCTAATAATATTTCAAAAGGTATTTTAAAATATGCAAATACTGGTGGAGTTAGACTTGCTGGACTTATTTGTAATGCAAGAATGACAGATAAAGAGTATGACTTAGCTAAAAACTTAGCTACTCAAATTGGTACTCAAATGATTCACTTTGTTCCAAGATCAAACCACGTGCAAAGAGCAGAACTTAGAAGAATGACAGTTGTTGAATTTGCTCCAAACTCTGATCAAGCATTTGAATATAAAGAGTTAGCAAGAAAAATTATTGAGAATGATTTAAAAGTTATTCCTGCACCATTAGAAATGGATGATTTAGAAAATCTATTAATGGAATATGGTTTAGAAGAAGAAGTTGAAGAAGATGCAATTGGTAAAAAAGCTGACGCATAA